A single window of Fusobacterium periodonticum 1_1_41FAA DNA harbors:
- a CDS encoding FtsW/RodA/SpoVE family cell cycle protein, with amino-acid sequence MKRKLDFNNRATDQVAIHNKINEINKEKEKERKEKIKKRRNNIIAFFVILVLIGTLNFISSISRFDNAKVLEKGIKQLTILFASFIIFFIMRTKKIADFFDKNIRGKGFRTLFLIISLFIFGFIAYWPSSIFPTINGGKGWIRLGGLSIQVPELFKVPFVIAISTIFARGKDTKEKIPYIVNFCSVFLYTSIFALVISFALHDMGTAIHYIMIAAFMIFLSDISNKFLTFIISFLILLGSSVFYYTLKFSSGYKQHRLKVYLEGILHNNYDISDAYQIYQSLIAFGTGGIFGKGIGNGVQKYNYIPEVETDFAIANLAEETGFIGMIAVLFSFFSLFVLIMSVAAKSKTFFHKYLVSGIAGYIITQVIINIGVAIGLLPVFGIPLPFISAGGSSILALSLSMGYIIYINNYHTAD; translated from the coding sequence ATGAAAAGGAAATTAGATTTTAACAATAGAGCTACTGATCAAGTAGCTATCCACAATAAGATTAATGAAATAAACAAAGAAAAAGAAAAAGAAAGAAAAGAAAAAATAAAAAAAAGAAGAAATAATATTATTGCTTTTTTTGTGATTTTAGTATTGATAGGAACTTTGAATTTTATAAGTTCAATATCTAGATTTGACAATGCTAAAGTTTTGGAGAAAGGTATTAAACAATTAACTATTTTATTTGCCTCTTTTATAATTTTCTTTATTATGAGAACAAAAAAAATTGCTGATTTTTTTGATAAAAATATAAGAGGAAAAGGTTTCCGAACTCTTTTCCTCATTATTAGTCTTTTTATCTTTGGTTTTATTGCCTATTGGCCCAGTAGTATATTTCCAACAATAAATGGTGGTAAAGGCTGGATTAGATTAGGAGGATTGAGTATACAAGTTCCAGAACTTTTTAAAGTTCCTTTTGTTATTGCTATATCTACTATATTTGCAAGAGGTAAGGATACTAAAGAGAAGATTCCATATATTGTAAATTTTTGTTCGGTCTTCTTATATACTTCTATTTTTGCTTTAGTTATTTCTTTTGCATTGCACGATATGGGAACAGCTATACACTACATTATGATAGCAGCTTTTATGATATTTTTATCAGATATTTCAAATAAATTTCTTACTTTTATTATTTCATTTCTTATTCTTTTGGGTAGTTCAGTGTTCTATTATACACTAAAATTCTCAAGTGGTTATAAACAACATAGACTTAAAGTATATTTAGAAGGAATACTACACAATAACTATGACATAAGTGATGCTTATCAAATCTATCAATCACTTATTGCTTTTGGAACAGGTGGAATATTCGGAAAAGGTATAGGAAATGGAGTTCAAAAGTATAACTACATTCCAGAAGTTGAAACAGATTTTGCCATAGCAAACTTAGCTGAAGAAACAGGTTTTATTGGAATGATTGCAGTTTTATTTTCATTCTTTAGTTTATTTGTTTTGATAATGAGTGTTGCTGCTAAGTCAAAAACTTTCTTCCACAAGTACTTAGTTTCAGGGATTGCTGGCTATATTATAACTCAGGTTATTATAAATATAGGAGTCGCTATAGGTTTACTTCCAGTCTTTGGTATACCCTTACCATTTATAAGTGCTGGAGGTTCTTCAATACTTGCACTATCTCTTTCTATGGGATATATTATATATATTAATAATTATCACACTGCCGATTAA
- a CDS encoding DUF896 domain-containing protein, whose product MEMKDIIAKVNYYAKLSKERKLTEEEIKDREIYRRMYLDQFKAQVKKHLDSIEIVDEKDFKN is encoded by the coding sequence ATGGAAATGAAAGATATAATAGCAAAGGTCAATTACTATGCTAAATTAAGTAAGGAAAGAAAACTTACTGAAGAAGAAATAAAAGATAGAGAAATATATAGAAGAATGTATTTAGATCAGTTTAAAGCACAGGTTAAAAAACATTTAGATAGTATAGAAATCGTTGATGAAAAAGATTTTAAAAACTAG
- the asnS gene encoding asparagine--tRNA ligase — MITVKDIFRHGEDYLNKEIELFGWVRKIRDQKKFGFIELNDGSFFKGVQIVFEEGLENFDEISRLSIASTIKVKGTLVKSEGSGQDLEVKAKEIEIFQKADLEYPLQNKRHTFEYLRTKAHLRARTNTFSAVFRVRSVLAYALHKFFQENNFVYVHAPIITGSDAEGAGEMFRITTLDLNKVPKKENGEVDFSKDFFGKSTNLTVSGQLNLETFCAAFRNVYTFGPTFRAEYSNTARHASEFWMVEPEIAFGDIFALMELAEAMVKYIIKYVMDNCPEEMEFFNSFIEKGLFDKLNNVLNNDFGRVTYTEAIEILEKSGKKFEFPVKWGIDLQSEHERYLAEEYFKKPVFVTDYPKDIKAFYMKLNEDNKTVRAMDLLAPGIGEIIGGSQREDSYELLSKRMKELGLNEEDYEFYLDLRRFGSFPHSGYGLGFERMMMYLTGMQNIRDVIPFPRTPNNAEF, encoded by the coding sequence ATGATTACTGTAAAAGATATTTTTAGACACGGTGAAGATTACCTAAACAAAGAAATAGAGCTTTTTGGTTGGGTAAGAAAAATTAGAGACCAAAAGAAATTTGGTTTTATTGAATTAAATGATGGTTCTTTTTTTAAAGGGGTTCAAATAGTTTTTGAAGAAGGACTTGAAAATTTTGATGAAATTTCAAGACTTTCAATAGCTTCTACTATTAAAGTAAAAGGAACTCTTGTTAAATCAGAAGGTAGTGGACAAGATTTAGAAGTTAAAGCTAAGGAAATTGAAATATTCCAAAAAGCAGATTTAGAATATCCATTACAAAATAAAAGACATACTTTTGAATATTTAAGAACTAAGGCACATTTAAGAGCAAGAACAAATACTTTCTCAGCAGTGTTCAGAGTTAGATCTGTACTTGCTTATGCATTACATAAATTTTTCCAAGAAAATAACTTTGTTTATGTACATGCTCCAATCATAACAGGTTCTGATGCTGAAGGTGCTGGAGAAATGTTTAGAATTACAACTCTTGATTTAAATAAAGTACCTAAGAAGGAAAATGGTGAGGTTGATTTCTCTAAAGACTTCTTTGGTAAATCTACTAACCTAACAGTTAGTGGACAATTAAACCTTGAAACTTTCTGTGCTGCTTTTAGAAATGTTTATACTTTTGGTCCAACATTCAGAGCTGAATATTCAAATACAGCAAGACATGCTTCTGAATTCTGGATGGTAGAGCCTGAAATTGCTTTTGGTGATATATTTGCATTAATGGAACTTGCAGAAGCAATGGTTAAATATATCATTAAATATGTTATGGATAACTGTCCTGAAGAAATGGAATTCTTTAACTCATTTATTGAAAAAGGACTATTTGATAAATTAAATAATGTACTTAACAATGATTTTGGTAGAGTTACTTATACAGAAGCAATAGAAATTTTAGAAAAATCTGGAAAGAAATTTGAATTTCCTGTTAAATGGGGAATAGATTTACAAAGTGAACATGAAAGATATTTAGCAGAAGAATACTTCAAAAAACCAGTATTTGTAACTGATTATCCTAAAGATATTAAGGCTTTCTATATGAAACTTAATGAAGATAACAAAACTGTTAGAGCTATGGACTTGCTTGCACCAGGAATTGGAGAAATTATTGGTGGTTCTCAAAGAGAAGATAGTTATGAGCTTCTTTCAAAGAGAATGAAGGAACTTGGACTTAATGAAGAAGATTATGAATTTTATTTAGATTTAAGAAGATTTGGAAGTTTCCCTCACTCTGGATATGGATTAGGTTTCGAAAGAATGATGATGTATCTAACTGGTATGCAAAATATCAGAGACGTAATACCATTCCCAAGAACTCCAAATAATGCAGAATTTTAA
- the rnmV gene encoding ribonuclease M5 — protein sequence MKKKIKEVIVVEGKDDISAVKNAVDAEVFQVNGHAVRKNKSIEILKLAYENKGLIILTDPDYAGEEIRKYLCKHFPNAKNAYISRISGTKDGDVGVENASPEDIITALEKARFCLDNSENIFNLDLMIDYNLIGKDNSADLRALLGAELGIGYSNGKQFMAKLNRYGISLEEFKKAYNKIIK from the coding sequence ATGAAAAAGAAAATAAAAGAAGTTATTGTTGTTGAAGGAAAAGATGATATTTCAGCAGTTAAGAATGCTGTTGATGCAGAAGTTTTTCAAGTTAATGGTCATGCCGTTAGAAAAAATAAAAGTATAGAAATATTAAAGCTTGCCTATGAAAATAAGGGGCTTATAATTTTAACAGACCCTGATTATGCAGGTGAAGAGATAAGAAAATACTTATGCAAACATTTTCCCAATGCAAAAAATGCCTATATTTCTCGTATAAGTGGTACAAAAGATGGAGATGTTGGAGTTGAAAATGCTTCTCCAGAGGATATTATCACGGCACTTGAAAAAGCAAGATTTTGTTTAGATAATTCAGAGAATATTTTTAATTTAGATTTAATGATAGATTATAACTTGATTGGAAAAGATAATTCAGCTGATTTAAGAGCTTTACTTGGTGCTGAACTAGGTATTGGCTATTCAAATGGAAAACAATTCATGGCTAAACTAAATAGATATGGAATAAGTCTTGAAGAGTTTAAGAAAGCTTACAATAAAATTATTAAATAA
- a CDS encoding toxin-antitoxin system YwqK family antitoxin gives MCSALSFSAKVIKATDIDVKGNVVYEAGQNAPYTGFIETYNEKNVLEARTEFKNGIQDGSSKIYFPNGKLSSEATFQNGKQVGPQKDYYENGKLKIETTYKNGQQTGPAKAYDENGKLVTEFNLVNGKAEGLVKTYYPSGKLRTEENYKNDERNGLAKAYDENGNLVQQATFQNGKQVK, from the coding sequence ATGTGTTCTGCTCTTTCTTTCTCAGCGAAAGTTATTAAGGCAACTGACATTGATGTTAAAGGAAATGTTGTATATGAGGCTGGACAAAATGCTCCTTATACAGGTTTTATTGAAACTTATAATGAAAAAAATGTTTTAGAAGCTAGAACTGAATTTAAAAATGGTATACAAGATGGTAGTTCAAAAATATATTTTCCAAATGGAAAATTATCTAGTGAAGCTACTTTCCAAAATGGAAAACAAGTTGGTCCTCAAAAGGATTACTATGAAAATGGGAAACTAAAAATAGAAACTACTTATAAAAATGGGCAACAAACTGGACCGGCTAAGGCTTATGATGAAAATGGAAAATTAGTTACTGAATTCAATTTAGTAAATGGTAAGGCTGAAGGATTAGTAAAAACTTACTATCCTAGTGGTAAACTTCGTACAGAAGAAAACTATAAAAATGATGAGAGAAATGGTCTTGCTAAAGCCTACGATGAGAATGGTAACTTAGTTCAACAAGCAACTTTCCAAAATGGTAAACAAGTAAAATAA
- a CDS encoding toxin-antitoxin system YwqK family antitoxin, whose protein sequence is MKKILLALFVMCSALSFSAKVIKSSNIEVKGNVVYEAGQNAPYTGVLENYDEKGVLDARAEFKNGVMDGYSKLYYPSGKLSSEATFKNGVQVGIQKDYYEDGKIKMELNYKNGKPEGLGRSYYPNGKVFIEENYKNGERDGVAKAYDENGKLMQQATFKNGQQVK, encoded by the coding sequence ATGAAAAAAATATTATTAGCTTTATTTGTTATGTGTTCTGCACTTTCATTCTCAGCAAAGGTAATTAAATCAAGCAATATAGAAGTTAAAGGAAATGTTGTATATGAAGCTGGACAAAATGCTCCTTATACAGGAGTTTTAGAAAACTATGATGAAAAAGGTGTGCTAGATGCTAGAGCTGAATTTAAAAATGGTGTTATGGATGGATATTCAAAATTATATTATCCAAGTGGTAAATTATCTAGTGAAGCTACTTTTAAAAATGGAGTACAAGTTGGAATTCAAAAAGATTACTATGAAGATGGTAAAATAAAAATGGAACTTAACTATAAAAATGGTAAACCAGAAGGACTTGGAAGAAGCTATTATCCAAATGGTAAAGTATTTATAGAAGAAAACTATAAAAATGGAGAAAGAGATGGAGTTGCTAAAGCTTATGATGAAAATGGTAAATTAATGCAACAAGCTACTTTCAAAAATGGACAACAAGTTAAATAA